From the genome of Bactrocera oleae isolate idBacOlea1 chromosome 2, idBacOlea1, whole genome shotgun sequence, one region includes:
- the LOC106616157 gene encoding uncharacterized protein isoform X1 produces MLKTKANDDKVDTLLTKGLVPIIDLAHCGKRYIWTEEAPVRSVVNRVGHQLQKCMSEKGLCLLVNHGISDEKLKTAWDHLDDFVDLPNDVRELYIRTGDDNHGYVRPAVERFDGKTPELRHAFNICTLNATNLPEEPLPGFAEHISSLAQDFKALSRFILQALAVSLDIPQSFFLEKHSHMLSGDHDNESTLRLLYYPPIIEDTDDKNDFIKGSCIYSYQRCLSDKPDFRPESNPRDEINELDGNEENKISTVRQLPNGEMIRCGAHTDYGTFTLLAQDSEGGLEVKLPGSEKWQRVGHLPGAILINCGEILSIWTKERYPALPHRVVIPEQHHIRTRGRHSIAFFCHPDNLTMISPNDLPNTEAGTDTVDKKPRKKSFKAAKEKVYNAYQLIQKRFRETYGQQNSH; encoded by the exons GGACTGAGGAGGCGCCAGTCCGTTCAGTTGTGAATCGTGTTGGTCACCAGTTACAAAAATGTATGAGTGAGAAAGGACTCTGCTTGCTTGTAAATCATGGTATTTCCGATGAAAAG TTGAAAACCGCTTGGGATCATCTAGATGACTTTGTTGATCTACCGAATGACGTAAGGGAGCTTTATATACGCACTGGAGACGATAATCATGGTTACGTACGTCCTGCTGTTGAACGTTTCGATGGCAAAACACCCGAATTACGTCACGCTTTCaacatatgcacattaaatgCTACAAATCTACCTGAGGAACCGTTGCCCGGGTTTGCAGAACATATATCTTCATTGGCACAGGATTTCAAGGCCCTTTCGCGCTTCATCCTACAGGCACTTGCTGTCTCCCTCGACATACCACAGTCGTTCTTCCTCGAGAAGCACTCACACATGCTGTCTGGTGACCACGACAATGAGTCCACACTGCGTCTCCTGTATTATCCCCCCATCATTGAAGACACCGATGATAAGAATGATTTTATCAAGGGAAGTTGCATTTACAGTTATCAGCGTTGTTTGTCAGATAAGCCTGATTTCCGGCCCGAATCAAATCCGCGTGATGAAATTAACGAACTGGATGGAAATGAAGAGAACAAGATCAGCACCGTCCGCCAATTGCCCAATGGTGAGATGATACGCTGTGGTGCGCACACAGATTATGGCACATTCACATTATTGGCACAAGACTCAGAAGGTGGACTTGAGGTGAAATTACCTGGTAGTGAAAAGTGGCAGCGCGTGGGTCATCTGCCCGGTGCCATATTAATAAACTGTGGTGAAATCCTCTCAATATGGACGAAAGAAAGATATCCTGCATTG ccTCATCGTGTTGTGATACCGGAGCAACATCATATACGTACACGAGGACGCCACTCAATAGCATTCTTCTGCCATCCAG ATAATCTAACTATGATATCACCAAATGATCTGCCCAACACCGAAGCCGGCACAGACACCGTCGACAAGAAACCGCGCAAGAAGTCATTCAAAGCGGCGAAAGAGAA GGTCTATAACGCTTACCAGTTGATACAGAAGAGATTTCGAGAAACGTATGGACAACAAAACTCGCACTGA
- the LOC106616157 gene encoding uncharacterized protein isoform X3, translating to MRTEEAPVRSVVNRVGHQLQKCMSEKGLCLLVNHGISDEKLKTAWDHLDDFVDLPNDVRELYIRTGDDNHGYVRPAVERFDGKTPELRHAFNICTLNATNLPEEPLPGFAEHISSLAQDFKALSRFILQALAVSLDIPQSFFLEKHSHMLSGDHDNESTLRLLYYPPIIEDTDDKNDFIKGSCIYSYQRCLSDKPDFRPESNPRDEINELDGNEENKISTVRQLPNGEMIRCGAHTDYGTFTLLAQDSEGGLEVKLPGSEKWQRVGHLPGAILINCGEILSIWTKERYPALPHRVVIPEQHHIRTRGRHSIAFFCHPDNLTMISPNDLPNTEAGTDTVDKKPRKKSFKAAKEKVYNAYQLIQKRFRETYGQQNSH from the exons GGACTGAGGAGGCGCCAGTCCGTTCAGTTGTGAATCGTGTTGGTCACCAGTTACAAAAATGTATGAGTGAGAAAGGACTCTGCTTGCTTGTAAATCATGGTATTTCCGATGAAAAG TTGAAAACCGCTTGGGATCATCTAGATGACTTTGTTGATCTACCGAATGACGTAAGGGAGCTTTATATACGCACTGGAGACGATAATCATGGTTACGTACGTCCTGCTGTTGAACGTTTCGATGGCAAAACACCCGAATTACGTCACGCTTTCaacatatgcacattaaatgCTACAAATCTACCTGAGGAACCGTTGCCCGGGTTTGCAGAACATATATCTTCATTGGCACAGGATTTCAAGGCCCTTTCGCGCTTCATCCTACAGGCACTTGCTGTCTCCCTCGACATACCACAGTCGTTCTTCCTCGAGAAGCACTCACACATGCTGTCTGGTGACCACGACAATGAGTCCACACTGCGTCTCCTGTATTATCCCCCCATCATTGAAGACACCGATGATAAGAATGATTTTATCAAGGGAAGTTGCATTTACAGTTATCAGCGTTGTTTGTCAGATAAGCCTGATTTCCGGCCCGAATCAAATCCGCGTGATGAAATTAACGAACTGGATGGAAATGAAGAGAACAAGATCAGCACCGTCCGCCAATTGCCCAATGGTGAGATGATACGCTGTGGTGCGCACACAGATTATGGCACATTCACATTATTGGCACAAGACTCAGAAGGTGGACTTGAGGTGAAATTACCTGGTAGTGAAAAGTGGCAGCGCGTGGGTCATCTGCCCGGTGCCATATTAATAAACTGTGGTGAAATCCTCTCAATATGGACGAAAGAAAGATATCCTGCATTG ccTCATCGTGTTGTGATACCGGAGCAACATCATATACGTACACGAGGACGCCACTCAATAGCATTCTTCTGCCATCCAG ATAATCTAACTATGATATCACCAAATGATCTGCCCAACACCGAAGCCGGCACAGACACCGTCGACAAGAAACCGCGCAAGAAGTCATTCAAAGCGGCGAAAGAGAA GGTCTATAACGCTTACCAGTTGATACAGAAGAGATTTCGAGAAACGTATGGACAACAAAACTCGCACTGA
- the LOC106616157 gene encoding uncharacterized protein isoform X2, with the protein MLKTKANDDKVDTLLTKGLVPIIDLAHCGTEEAPVRSVVNRVGHQLQKCMSEKGLCLLVNHGISDEKLKTAWDHLDDFVDLPNDVRELYIRTGDDNHGYVRPAVERFDGKTPELRHAFNICTLNATNLPEEPLPGFAEHISSLAQDFKALSRFILQALAVSLDIPQSFFLEKHSHMLSGDHDNESTLRLLYYPPIIEDTDDKNDFIKGSCIYSYQRCLSDKPDFRPESNPRDEINELDGNEENKISTVRQLPNGEMIRCGAHTDYGTFTLLAQDSEGGLEVKLPGSEKWQRVGHLPGAILINCGEILSIWTKERYPALPHRVVIPEQHHIRTRGRHSIAFFCHPDNLTMISPNDLPNTEAGTDTVDKKPRKKSFKAAKEKVYNAYQLIQKRFRETYGQQNSH; encoded by the exons GGACTGAGGAGGCGCCAGTCCGTTCAGTTGTGAATCGTGTTGGTCACCAGTTACAAAAATGTATGAGTGAGAAAGGACTCTGCTTGCTTGTAAATCATGGTATTTCCGATGAAAAG TTGAAAACCGCTTGGGATCATCTAGATGACTTTGTTGATCTACCGAATGACGTAAGGGAGCTTTATATACGCACTGGAGACGATAATCATGGTTACGTACGTCCTGCTGTTGAACGTTTCGATGGCAAAACACCCGAATTACGTCACGCTTTCaacatatgcacattaaatgCTACAAATCTACCTGAGGAACCGTTGCCCGGGTTTGCAGAACATATATCTTCATTGGCACAGGATTTCAAGGCCCTTTCGCGCTTCATCCTACAGGCACTTGCTGTCTCCCTCGACATACCACAGTCGTTCTTCCTCGAGAAGCACTCACACATGCTGTCTGGTGACCACGACAATGAGTCCACACTGCGTCTCCTGTATTATCCCCCCATCATTGAAGACACCGATGATAAGAATGATTTTATCAAGGGAAGTTGCATTTACAGTTATCAGCGTTGTTTGTCAGATAAGCCTGATTTCCGGCCCGAATCAAATCCGCGTGATGAAATTAACGAACTGGATGGAAATGAAGAGAACAAGATCAGCACCGTCCGCCAATTGCCCAATGGTGAGATGATACGCTGTGGTGCGCACACAGATTATGGCACATTCACATTATTGGCACAAGACTCAGAAGGTGGACTTGAGGTGAAATTACCTGGTAGTGAAAAGTGGCAGCGCGTGGGTCATCTGCCCGGTGCCATATTAATAAACTGTGGTGAAATCCTCTCAATATGGACGAAAGAAAGATATCCTGCATTG ccTCATCGTGTTGTGATACCGGAGCAACATCATATACGTACACGAGGACGCCACTCAATAGCATTCTTCTGCCATCCAG ATAATCTAACTATGATATCACCAAATGATCTGCCCAACACCGAAGCCGGCACAGACACCGTCGACAAGAAACCGCGCAAGAAGTCATTCAAAGCGGCGAAAGAGAA GGTCTATAACGCTTACCAGTTGATACAGAAGAGATTTCGAGAAACGTATGGACAACAAAACTCGCACTGA
- the LOC106616157 gene encoding uncharacterized protein isoform X4 has translation MSEKGLCLLVNHGISDEKLKTAWDHLDDFVDLPNDVRELYIRTGDDNHGYVRPAVERFDGKTPELRHAFNICTLNATNLPEEPLPGFAEHISSLAQDFKALSRFILQALAVSLDIPQSFFLEKHSHMLSGDHDNESTLRLLYYPPIIEDTDDKNDFIKGSCIYSYQRCLSDKPDFRPESNPRDEINELDGNEENKISTVRQLPNGEMIRCGAHTDYGTFTLLAQDSEGGLEVKLPGSEKWQRVGHLPGAILINCGEILSIWTKERYPALPHRVVIPEQHHIRTRGRHSIAFFCHPDNLTMISPNDLPNTEAGTDTVDKKPRKKSFKAAKEKVYNAYQLIQKRFRETYGQQNSH, from the exons ATGAGTGAGAAAGGACTCTGCTTGCTTGTAAATCATGGTATTTCCGATGAAAAG TTGAAAACCGCTTGGGATCATCTAGATGACTTTGTTGATCTACCGAATGACGTAAGGGAGCTTTATATACGCACTGGAGACGATAATCATGGTTACGTACGTCCTGCTGTTGAACGTTTCGATGGCAAAACACCCGAATTACGTCACGCTTTCaacatatgcacattaaatgCTACAAATCTACCTGAGGAACCGTTGCCCGGGTTTGCAGAACATATATCTTCATTGGCACAGGATTTCAAGGCCCTTTCGCGCTTCATCCTACAGGCACTTGCTGTCTCCCTCGACATACCACAGTCGTTCTTCCTCGAGAAGCACTCACACATGCTGTCTGGTGACCACGACAATGAGTCCACACTGCGTCTCCTGTATTATCCCCCCATCATTGAAGACACCGATGATAAGAATGATTTTATCAAGGGAAGTTGCATTTACAGTTATCAGCGTTGTTTGTCAGATAAGCCTGATTTCCGGCCCGAATCAAATCCGCGTGATGAAATTAACGAACTGGATGGAAATGAAGAGAACAAGATCAGCACCGTCCGCCAATTGCCCAATGGTGAGATGATACGCTGTGGTGCGCACACAGATTATGGCACATTCACATTATTGGCACAAGACTCAGAAGGTGGACTTGAGGTGAAATTACCTGGTAGTGAAAAGTGGCAGCGCGTGGGTCATCTGCCCGGTGCCATATTAATAAACTGTGGTGAAATCCTCTCAATATGGACGAAAGAAAGATATCCTGCATTG ccTCATCGTGTTGTGATACCGGAGCAACATCATATACGTACACGAGGACGCCACTCAATAGCATTCTTCTGCCATCCAG ATAATCTAACTATGATATCACCAAATGATCTGCCCAACACCGAAGCCGGCACAGACACCGTCGACAAGAAACCGCGCAAGAAGTCATTCAAAGCGGCGAAAGAGAA GGTCTATAACGCTTACCAGTTGATACAGAAGAGATTTCGAGAAACGTATGGACAACAAAACTCGCACTGA